GTTCCGACGCCGACAGCGTGGTCGAATCGCGCTCCGCCGCCCCCATCCGCTGGAGCTTCGTCGTCGCGTTCGTGAGCGCCGCCGAGGTGGGGTGACCGGTCTCCACCGCTGCACTGCGCGGGTGCAGTCGCTCGTTGACCACCCGGCGGAGGTCGTTCCGGAACAGCCACGCCGCCAGCGCCACGACGGCGATGAAGGCGAGCACCAGAAGACGGCCGAGGCAGCGCATGGTTCAAACGTAACCGGGGGTGGACGCCGCTTGGCTTCATTCCACTCGACCGGCAGGTTACCCTCCACCCATGGCCGAGCACGACGCGATCGAGGTCAACGCTGCCGTGACGATCCCTCGCGAGGAACTGCTGCTTCGCGCGTCACGCAGCGGCGGCCCCGGTGGCCAGCACGTCAACACCTCGTCCAGTCGGATCGAACTCGTCTGGGACGTCGCGGGATCTCCGTCGATCGATGAGACGCAACGTCGTCGGCTTCTCACCAGACTGGCGTCACGGCTCGACTCGCACGCTCGTCTCCGCCTCGTCGCCCAGGACGAGCGAAGCCAACTGCGCAATCGTGAAGCGGTGATCGAGCGGTTCCGGGAGATCGTCGCCGCGGCTCTCGTCGTTCCGCGGACCCGCCAGCGGACCCGCGTCCCATCGCAATCGAAACGTGCGCGCCTCGATACGAAGCGAAAGCGTGGCGAACTCAAGCGAGAGCGCCAGCGCCCCAAGGAGGAGTGATGCGCCGCCTGCTGCTGCAGTCAATCGTCGCTGCTGTCGCGATCGTCGCGCTGCCCGCGGTCGCGCGCGCGCAGGGAGTCGAGCAGGAGATGATGAACGGCCGATGGCAAGGGTGGATCCAGGAAGCCGACCAGGACAGCATCCGCGTGTCGTTCGCAGTGCAGCACGTCGACAAGCACATCCTCATCACGATGAGCGGCCGGAGCGGCATCTCCTATGACATGTCGGGCGCCAAGGTCAAGGCCGACGTGCTGACGTTCGACTGGGCAATGGGACTCAACTCGTTTCTCTTCTGCCGCCTCACCCGTCGTGACGGCAAGACCTTCGAAGGGACGTGCAACGATCGCTCCCCGGGCGAGACCGGGAAACCGGTCCGCGTCTGGATGATCATGACCCCTCCCGATACGACGTCGCGCCCGCACGGCTGATTCGCCCGGCAGATTCTCTCGGAGTCAATGCAACGCGGGCCGCCATCATCGGCGGCCCGCGTTGTTCAGTAGCGACACGACGTCAGTGGCAACAGCGGGCCTGCTCGCGTCACTTCCCCGCGTCGAGATGATTCCAGTTCACGATCGCATTGAATCCCATCGCGAAGGTCCCCTGCGTCTGCCACCGCCAGTACGGCCGGAAGGCGAACATCACGATGTGCCCCTTCCCCA
This window of the Gemmatimonadales bacterium genome carries:
- the arfB gene encoding alternative ribosome rescue aminoacyl-tRNA hydrolase ArfB; protein product: MAEHDAIEVNAAVTIPREELLLRASRSGGPGGQHVNTSSSRIELVWDVAGSPSIDETQRRRLLTRLASRLDSHARLRLVAQDERSQLRNREAVIERFREIVAAALVVPRTRQRTRVPSQSKRARLDTKRKRGELKRERQRPKEE